In Bacillus sp. Marseille-Q1617, a genomic segment contains:
- a CDS encoding MFS transporter, which yields MKDTTNSIWTKPFLMALSNNFFVFLVFYSLLTVLPVYVIDELRGSEAQAGLVTTMFLLSAIIVRPFSGKIIDRLGKKKTLMISVFLFGASSFFYFLTSDFYLLMGLRFFHGIWFSFASTVLVAIAADMIPEHRKGEGMGYFAMSMNLAVVAGPFLSLALVQFIPFSALFLLLAGMMVIAFILTFGIQKAEAAAFLPKAAKRLTVKDLIEVRAIPIASVGFLTAFAYSGIMSFISVYAKSVGLFESVSLFFVVFAAAMLLSRPYTGRLFDHKGPDSVIYPSLFIFAAGLIILSVTHTTIILLLAGAMIGLGYGALLPSYQTMAIQSAARERTSHSTSTFFIFYDLGIAAGSVILGMISAGLGFTSLYLMSSVVVLVTIFIYKIVSGHSHNKQSRNAEVVEQ from the coding sequence ATGAAAGATACAACGAACAGCATCTGGACAAAGCCTTTTCTGATGGCTTTATCAAATAACTTTTTCGTCTTTTTAGTATTCTATTCGCTGCTTACCGTATTGCCTGTCTACGTCATTGATGAGCTTCGGGGAAGTGAAGCACAGGCCGGCCTTGTGACCACGATGTTTTTATTGTCGGCGATCATCGTCCGGCCATTTTCAGGGAAGATCATCGATAGACTGGGGAAAAAGAAAACCTTGATGATATCAGTGTTTCTCTTCGGGGCTTCTTCCTTCTTTTATTTTCTGACAAGCGACTTCTATCTCTTAATGGGATTGCGTTTCTTCCACGGAATCTGGTTCAGCTTCGCTTCGACCGTTTTAGTCGCGATTGCAGCAGACATGATTCCAGAACATCGAAAGGGGGAAGGGATGGGCTACTTTGCGATGTCGATGAATCTTGCCGTTGTAGCCGGTCCATTCCTTTCTTTGGCACTGGTTCAATTCATCCCTTTTTCTGCGCTGTTTCTGCTTCTGGCGGGCATGATGGTGATCGCATTCATCTTGACGTTCGGCATTCAAAAGGCCGAAGCGGCTGCTTTCTTGCCGAAAGCTGCCAAGCGGTTGACAGTGAAGGATCTGATTGAAGTGAGGGCGATACCAATTGCATCTGTCGGGTTCCTGACTGCATTCGCCTACTCGGGCATCATGTCGTTCATTTCCGTCTATGCGAAATCGGTCGGCCTTTTTGAATCAGTGAGTCTTTTTTTCGTCGTGTTTGCGGCAGCCATGCTGTTATCAAGACCGTATACAGGAAGGTTATTTGATCATAAGGGACCGGACTCGGTCATTTATCCGTCCTTATTTATCTTCGCGGCCGGTCTCATCATCTTGAGTGTCACGCATACCACCATCATTCTGCTGCTCGCAGGTGCGATGATCGGACTGGGATACGGCGCTCTCCTGCCGAGCTATCAGACGATGGCGATCCAGTCTGCGGCCAGGGAAAGAACCAGTCACTCAACATCCACATTCTTTATTTTCTATGACCTTGGAATCGCGGCCGGTTCCGTCATTCTTGGAATGATTTCCGCAGGACTTGGTTTTACTAGTCTTTATCTGATGTCGAGTGTCGTTGTTCTGGTGACGATCTTTATTTATAAAATTGTCTCAGGTCACTCTCATAACAAACAGTCACGTAACGCAGAAGTCGTGGAACAATAA
- a CDS encoding efflux RND transporter permease subunit: MIQAILKRSKITLIFVLLFAIIGIFTFFQLPQREIPETEVNIGTVSTVYPGATVGTVERTVTNPIENSLQSIDGIKELSSSSAAGFSTIIVEVEDGKDKKEVFSDVRQAVSDASASFPEEAFDPEINESTVKMPIVSYQLTSENRESLQDIKDEIDRWKTEVEELSGVSGVTVKGLPEEQILIELNLQDLKESGLNVSNVMKAINDEYYPAPLGKETIDNEVVQLTVEHYTTIDEMKEVFVGKNTGGESVLLGDIADVKISPKDAEDIITFEGKPAVSFTAFVKQGEDIPSVDERVSDKVDELCANLPEDVELVPYYSQASLVTDIFKGLFTSLAISVLAVIVTTAIGLTGSGVFVVALAIPISVLAGLIPLPYAGVDLNQISVIGAIIALGILVDDSIVMNDNIQRRYKLGDNALTGAVNGVKEMWVSILTSSLAIVFTFLPLVFLSGGNGAFIRALPTVLITTILASTLAALVFVPVLRYMLYSKTKKQISDSPGLIGKPLDKFADFYADVILKRFSKKPFLTASLGLVFTTAIFGLIAFTPFEFFPSADREEVTIDVTLPIGTTLEETSDTLAEMEDRLKTDKGVYETSVFAGTGLPNLFNSSLQNSGEHTGQIVARVDRENQTAQGLIEEWTEKLRSEFPDAVLFMETIEQGPPAGAPVTVTVSGPEMEKLLELRDSLKDAIGNLETNLVVDNVGELSPVLEYIPDREAMEENGITVNQISEQIRLATEGIPLKAFDNGVTKRDMNLVLDGNEGEVDLSSLELPAAGGQTPAGPPELVSLDELVTVETKEEIQQIPHVDGERAITIRAFPENEEGYEEKVQEIVDGAGKDLGAEYSVTLGGENEAQDSFFSEITILFTIVIFLVYLLIALQFNSLSMPFLVLVAVYLAIAGAILGLFVTQTPISFLAVMGMVSLTGIVVRNSIVLIEFIEQRLKDGMHVKEAVVEAGRARLRPIVLTAITSIVALIPVAVSGDALFTPLAVTIISGIAFSVILTLMIVPMLYLVFDRFRHKKRERAAN; encoded by the coding sequence ATGATTCAAGCAATCTTGAAGCGTTCAAAGATCACATTGATTTTTGTCCTGCTGTTTGCCATTATCGGGATTTTCACATTTTTTCAACTGCCTCAAAGAGAAATACCTGAAACAGAAGTGAATATCGGGACGGTTTCAACCGTTTATCCGGGAGCAACCGTTGGCACGGTGGAACGGACCGTCACGAATCCGATCGAGAATTCACTTCAGTCCATTGATGGGATCAAGGAGCTGAGTTCGTCATCTGCTGCCGGATTCTCTACTATCATTGTAGAGGTCGAAGATGGCAAAGACAAAAAAGAAGTGTTCAGCGATGTGCGGCAGGCTGTTTCAGATGCTTCCGCATCGTTCCCAGAAGAGGCATTCGACCCTGAGATCAACGAATCAACGGTGAAGATGCCAATTGTTTCTTATCAACTCACGAGCGAGAACCGTGAGAGCCTGCAAGACATCAAAGATGAGATTGACCGCTGGAAAACGGAAGTAGAAGAATTATCAGGCGTTTCGGGGGTTACCGTAAAAGGGCTGCCGGAGGAGCAGATACTCATCGAACTTAACCTTCAAGACTTAAAAGAATCCGGACTGAATGTGTCCAATGTCATGAAGGCGATTAATGATGAATACTACCCTGCCCCTCTCGGAAAAGAAACGATCGATAATGAAGTCGTCCAGCTGACGGTCGAGCACTACACGACCATCGACGAAATGAAAGAGGTCTTTGTCGGAAAGAATACTGGCGGTGAGTCCGTGTTACTCGGGGACATTGCCGATGTGAAAATCTCACCTAAAGACGCAGAAGATATCATCACATTCGAAGGAAAGCCTGCTGTATCGTTTACCGCTTTCGTCAAGCAAGGGGAAGATATCCCTTCTGTCGACGAGCGGGTCAGCGACAAAGTGGATGAACTCTGCGCTAATCTTCCCGAAGACGTGGAGCTAGTACCTTATTATTCACAGGCCAGCCTGGTAACGGATATATTCAAAGGGTTGTTCACTTCCCTGGCGATTTCTGTGCTGGCAGTCATCGTCACCACTGCCATAGGACTTACAGGTTCCGGGGTTTTCGTAGTCGCCTTGGCGATTCCGATTTCCGTCCTGGCCGGGTTGATCCCACTTCCTTATGCAGGCGTGGACCTCAACCAGATTTCGGTCATCGGGGCCATTATCGCACTGGGTATCCTTGTTGATGACTCGATCGTCATGAATGACAATATCCAGCGCCGCTATAAACTCGGGGACAATGCCCTGACAGGTGCAGTCAACGGTGTGAAGGAAATGTGGGTGTCCATTCTAACGTCTTCCCTTGCCATCGTGTTTACGTTCCTGCCGCTCGTCTTTTTATCAGGCGGAAACGGAGCCTTCATCCGGGCGCTTCCGACCGTTTTGATTACGACGATTCTTGCGTCGACGCTGGCTGCACTGGTATTTGTACCTGTGCTCCGTTACATGCTGTACAGTAAAACGAAGAAACAAATCTCGGATTCACCAGGCTTGATCGGGAAGCCGCTTGATAAGTTTGCAGATTTCTACGCAGATGTCATTTTAAAAAGGTTTTCCAAGAAGCCTTTCCTGACAGCCTCTCTGGGACTTGTGTTCACGACCGCTATCTTCGGTCTGATCGCCTTTACACCATTTGAGTTCTTCCCATCTGCCGACCGCGAGGAAGTGACGATTGACGTCACTCTTCCGATCGGAACGACGCTTGAGGAAACCTCAGATACGCTTGCTGAAATGGAAGATCGACTGAAAACCGATAAAGGCGTCTATGAAACAAGCGTATTCGCCGGAACAGGGCTGCCGAATCTATTCAACAGCTCCCTTCAAAATTCGGGGGAACACACCGGCCAGATCGTAGCGCGCGTCGACAGGGAAAATCAGACGGCCCAAGGCTTGATTGAGGAGTGGACCGAAAAGCTCCGCAGCGAATTCCCTGATGCTGTACTTTTCATGGAAACGATTGAGCAGGGACCGCCGGCCGGAGCACCTGTAACGGTTACCGTGTCGGGCCCTGAAATGGAGAAATTGCTTGAATTGAGGGATTCACTGAAGGACGCTATCGGAAACCTGGAAACGAATCTTGTCGTTGATAATGTCGGGGAACTCTCCCCAGTGCTTGAGTATATCCCTGACCGGGAAGCTATGGAGGAAAACGGGATCACCGTTAATCAAATCAGTGAACAGATTCGCCTGGCGACTGAAGGAATCCCTTTGAAGGCTTTTGATAACGGCGTCACCAAGCGCGACATGAATCTTGTTCTGGACGGCAATGAAGGGGAAGTCGATCTTTCTTCCTTGGAATTACCGGCTGCTGGCGGCCAGACCCCTGCGGGACCACCTGAACTTGTCTCGTTGGATGAACTGGTGACTGTCGAAACGAAAGAAGAAATCCAGCAGATCCCTCATGTCGACGGTGAACGCGCCATTACAATCCGTGCATTCCCTGAGAATGAGGAAGGTTATGAGGAAAAAGTCCAAGAGATCGTGGATGGCGCGGGGAAAGACCTTGGAGCTGAATACAGCGTGACTCTCGGCGGAGAAAACGAAGCGCAGGACAGCTTCTTCTCGGAAATCACCATCTTGTTCACGATTGTGATCTTCCTTGTTTACCTGCTGATTGCACTGCAATTCAACTCGCTATCCATGCCTTTCCTTGTACTGGTTGCCGTTTATCTGGCCATTGCCGGAGCCATACTCGGATTATTCGTCACACAGACACCAATCAGCTTCCTTGCCGTCATGGGGATGGTTTCACTGACGGGGATAGTCGTCCGGAACTCGATTGTGCTGATCGAATTCATCGAGCAGCGATTGAAGGACGGCATGCATGTAAAAGAAGCAGTCGTCGAAGCCGGCCGTGCAAGATTACGCCCGATCGTCCTGACTGCCATCACATCGATCGTCGCTTTGATCCCGGTGGCGGTCAGCGGAGATGCCCTCTTCACACCGCTTGCCGTTACCATCATTTCCGGAATCGCATTCTCGGTCATCCTTACACTGATGATCGTGCCGATGCTTTACCTAGTATTTGATCGATTCCGACATAAGAAAAGAGAACGAGCTGCAAACTGA
- a CDS encoding MFS transporter, with protein sequence MWKNKNVWILLIGEFVAGLGLWLGIIGNLEFMQEKVPSDFLKSLILASGLLAGLAVGPLAGRLTDQVKKKKVMLVSGFTRALSVIFMLIAIETSSVLWMIVFLVSIQVSAAFYFPALQAAIPLVVKEKDLLQMNGVHMNVATLSRILGTALAGILLVVLSLSMLYVLSLAAYIALFILTWFLSIDEESLSPAVKGQKAKGTSFKEVFPIIKGLPIVLMTLILTLVPLLFIGGFNLMVINISELQASSAIKGWIYTAEGIAFMTGAFFVKKMGEMMSPYRILFFFSFVIGVSQLLLYFAVNPVMSVVSFAIFGFAVGCFFPTAATIFQTRMPKEFHGRFFSFRNMLDRLIFQVVLLITGLLLDLVGLQIMTVLFGCLSLIMTGLFYSRYRQLKNTVLAEQAS encoded by the coding sequence ATGTGGAAAAACAAAAATGTTTGGATTTTATTGATAGGGGAATTTGTGGCCGGCCTGGGGCTTTGGCTGGGAATCATCGGGAATCTGGAGTTTATGCAGGAAAAGGTGCCGTCCGATTTTCTTAAGTCACTGATTCTCGCTTCCGGTCTTCTTGCCGGACTCGCTGTCGGTCCCCTTGCAGGGAGGTTGACCGATCAGGTTAAAAAGAAAAAGGTGATGCTGGTCTCTGGTTTCACCCGGGCACTGAGTGTCATTTTCATGCTGATTGCGATTGAAACAAGTTCTGTTTTGTGGATGATTGTATTCCTTGTGAGCATTCAAGTCTCGGCAGCCTTTTATTTTCCCGCACTTCAAGCTGCCATCCCCCTGGTGGTCAAGGAGAAAGATTTATTGCAGATGAATGGCGTGCATATGAATGTAGCCACACTTTCAAGGATCCTCGGGACTGCACTTGCAGGCATTCTCCTGGTCGTGCTTTCTTTATCGATGCTTTATGTATTGTCGCTGGCAGCGTATATCGCATTGTTTATACTCACATGGTTCTTGTCCATTGATGAAGAATCACTTTCACCTGCCGTCAAAGGTCAAAAAGCGAAAGGTACCAGTTTCAAAGAGGTCTTCCCTATCATCAAGGGCCTGCCCATTGTATTGATGACCCTGATCTTGACGCTGGTCCCGCTGCTGTTCATCGGCGGGTTTAATCTCATGGTGATTAATATCAGCGAGCTTCAGGCCAGTTCTGCGATCAAAGGGTGGATTTATACGGCAGAAGGAATTGCTTTTATGACGGGTGCGTTTTTTGTAAAGAAAATGGGGGAAATGATGTCGCCATATAGAATACTGTTCTTCTTTTCATTTGTCATCGGGGTCTCCCAGCTTCTGCTTTATTTTGCAGTCAACCCTGTGATGTCGGTTGTTTCGTTTGCCATATTCGGATTTGCGGTAGGATGCTTCTTCCCGACGGCCGCGACCATTTTCCAAACCAGGATGCCCAAGGAATTCCACGGACGCTTCTTCTCATTCCGGAACATGCTGGACCGCTTGATTTTCCAGGTTGTATTGCTCATTACGGGACTACTCTTGGACCTGGTCGGCTTACAGATCATGACGGTTCTATTTGGATGTCTATCCCTGATCATGACCGGACTTTTTTATTCAAGATATCGCCAGCTGAAAAATACCGTGCTGGCTGAGCAGGCAAGCTGA
- a CDS encoding aspartate aminotransferase family protein: protein MTVQTLTSNKELLSQQEKRESNARSYPRRIPLAISEAEGIHVTDMEGRKYYDCLAGAGTLALGHNHPAVIEAMEGVIRDKRPLHTLDLTTPVKEEFVNELFASLPEGFRDRAKVQFCGPTGGDAIEAALKLVKTATGRQSILTFQGGYHGATHGTMAISGNLGPKKKVGGLMPDTHFLPYPYTYRCPFGVGGEESHRISARYIENLLDDPESGVLPPAAMIFETVQGEGGSVPAPIEWLKEMRRITEERGIPLIIDEVQTGIGRTGKLFSFEHAGIVPDVFVLSKAIGGSLPLSVVVYDKDLDCWEPGAHIGTFRGNQMAMAAGTATLKYIKEHDLAQHADKMGQRLLQSLSGVQSEFPEIGDVRGRGLMIGVEMVDPSLPQSTSGSHPANPELASRIQQECFKRGLILEVGGRHGAVVRFLPPLIITEEQLDEIFAIFKEAVSASVVR from the coding sequence ATGACAGTTCAAACCTTGACTTCAAATAAAGAATTACTAAGCCAGCAGGAGAAACGTGAATCGAATGCAAGATCCTACCCGAGAAGGATCCCTCTTGCCATCAGCGAGGCAGAAGGTATCCATGTGACCGATATGGAAGGCAGGAAATATTACGACTGCCTGGCAGGTGCCGGCACATTGGCGCTCGGACATAATCACCCAGCGGTTATCGAAGCGATGGAAGGAGTGATCCGTGATAAACGCCCATTACATACATTAGATCTTACAACCCCGGTAAAAGAAGAATTCGTAAATGAGCTATTCGCTTCCCTGCCTGAAGGATTCCGCGACCGTGCAAAAGTACAATTCTGCGGGCCGACCGGGGGAGATGCGATCGAAGCTGCACTGAAATTGGTCAAAACGGCAACCGGAAGACAAAGCATCCTGACCTTCCAGGGAGGGTACCACGGTGCCACGCACGGAACGATGGCAATCTCGGGGAACCTGGGTCCGAAGAAAAAGGTGGGAGGGCTCATGCCTGACACGCATTTCCTGCCGTACCCTTACACGTACCGCTGTCCGTTCGGTGTAGGGGGAGAAGAAAGCCACCGCATCTCGGCACGCTATATCGAGAACCTGCTTGATGACCCTGAAAGCGGGGTCCTGCCGCCGGCTGCGATGATCTTCGAGACCGTACAGGGCGAAGGCGGTTCGGTTCCGGCACCGATCGAGTGGCTGAAGGAAATGAGACGGATCACGGAGGAAAGAGGCATTCCTCTCATCATCGACGAAGTGCAGACGGGAATCGGACGGACAGGGAAACTATTCTCGTTCGAACATGCAGGAATCGTCCCGGATGTATTCGTCCTCTCGAAAGCGATCGGAGGCAGTCTCCCGTTATCAGTGGTCGTGTATGACAAAGACCTGGACTGCTGGGAACCGGGAGCGCATATCGGGACGTTCCGCGGCAACCAGATGGCAATGGCAGCGGGTACGGCAACTTTGAAATATATCAAGGAACATGACCTGGCTCAGCATGCTGACAAAATGGGACAAAGACTCCTCCAGTCGTTATCCGGAGTTCAAAGCGAATTTCCTGAAATCGGGGACGTGAGGGGAAGAGGCTTGATGATCGGCGTTGAAATGGTGGACCCATCCCTCCCGCAGTCAACATCGGGAAGCCACCCGGCAAATCCTGAGCTTGCAAGCAGAATCCAGCAGGAGTGCTTCAAGCGCGGCTTGATCCTTGAAGTGGGGGGCAGACATGGAGCAGTCGTCCGATTCCTTCCTCCGCTCATCATCACAGAAGAGCAATTGGATGAAATCTTCGCCATCTTCAAAGAAGCCGTCTCGGCTTCCGTAGTGAGGTAG
- a CDS encoding cation diffusion facilitator family transporter, with the protein MDDKRYSHLKLGERGAIISIIAYILLSILKLVIGHVSGSEALRADGLNNTTDILASIAVLIGLRLSQKPADDDHLYGHWKSEMVASMVASFIMAVVGIEVLSGAVLSLFEGQSHPPEMIAAWTGIFSALVMYLVYRYNKKLAMKIKSHSVMAASKDNLSDSWVSIGTVVGVIGSQFNLPWLDPLTALIVGILICKTAWGIFREASHQLTDGFNQELIKEYIETIGMIPGVEGVKDIKARSYGNNIVVDVVITVDQGLNINEAHDISTKVEKRLEKEYEIYDVHVHVEPD; encoded by the coding sequence ATGGATGATAAACGATATTCGCATTTAAAATTGGGTGAACGCGGTGCGATCATCAGCATCATTGCGTATATTCTCTTATCCATATTAAAGCTGGTGATCGGGCATGTGAGCGGGTCGGAAGCATTGAGAGCGGATGGCTTGAATAATACGACTGATATATTGGCTTCCATAGCCGTGCTGATCGGGTTGAGATTATCTCAAAAGCCGGCCGATGATGACCATCTCTACGGTCATTGGAAATCTGAAATGGTTGCTTCGATGGTCGCGTCGTTCATCATGGCAGTCGTCGGAATCGAAGTGTTGAGCGGGGCAGTCTTGTCACTGTTCGAAGGGCAGTCGCACCCCCCTGAAATGATCGCTGCATGGACAGGTATCTTTTCAGCATTGGTGATGTATCTGGTATACCGTTATAATAAAAAACTTGCAATGAAAATCAAAAGTCATTCGGTCATGGCAGCGTCAAAAGACAATCTTTCCGATTCGTGGGTCAGTATCGGAACGGTGGTAGGAGTCATCGGTTCTCAGTTCAATCTGCCCTGGCTCGATCCCCTTACTGCCTTAATCGTGGGTATCCTCATATGCAAAACAGCCTGGGGAATTTTCCGTGAAGCCTCACACCAATTGACGGATGGCTTTAATCAAGAACTGATCAAAGAATACATAGAAACGATCGGCATGATTCCAGGCGTCGAGGGGGTCAAAGACATCAAGGCAAGGAGCTACGGAAACAACATTGTCGTCGACGTCGTCATCACCGTAGACCAGGGATTGAACATCAACGAGGCACATGACATCTCCACAAAAGTAGAGAAACGACTGGAAAAAGAGTATGAAATCTATGACGTCCACGTCCATGTGGAACCGGATTGA
- a CDS encoding MarR family winged helix-turn-helix transcriptional regulator — MHDTRDESIGLFTSNTVKNIIRFLSVNIKNFDITPEQWTVLKRLSENDGINQKELAEKAEKDQPTVTRILDILERKELITKEKNKEDRRSFILFITDKGTAVKEELSPVIEGLWEEKILTGISEKDLNVYRNVLKKINENIERS; from the coding sequence ATGCATGATACACGTGATGAATCGATCGGTCTTTTTACCAGTAATACGGTTAAGAACATCATCCGTTTCTTATCAGTGAACATTAAGAACTTCGATATCACTCCCGAACAGTGGACCGTTCTGAAGCGGCTTTCTGAAAATGACGGGATCAATCAAAAGGAATTGGCGGAAAAAGCTGAAAAGGATCAGCCAACCGTCACGAGAATCCTTGATATCCTTGAGCGCAAAGAACTGATAACCAAGGAAAAAAATAAAGAGGACCGCCGTTCGTTCATCCTGTTCATTACCGATAAAGGAACCGCGGTCAAAGAAGAACTATCCCCAGTCATCGAAGGGCTATGGGAGGAGAAAATCCTTACCGGTATTTCAGAAAAAGACCTGAACGTTTACAGAAATGTCCTTAAGAAAATTAATGAAAATATTGAAAGATCATGA
- the guaC gene encoding GMP reductase: MENVFDYEDIQLIPAKCVVNSRSECDTSITLGGRSFKLPVVPANMQTIIDEKIAAYLAENNYFYIMHRFQPGKRIDFIKDMNSRGLYASISVGVKEEEYTFVEQLAEEKLTPEYITIDIAHGHSNAVINMIQHIKQHLPESFVIAGNVGTPEAVRELEHAGADATKVGIGPGKVCITKIKTGFGTGGWQLAALRWCAKAASKPIIADGGIRTHGDVAKSIRFGASMVMIGSLFAGHEESPGETFEKDGKLFKEYFGSASEFQKGEKKNVEGKKMFVEHKGSLEDTLVEMEQDLQSSISYAGGTNLDAIRHVDYVVVKNSIFNGDKVY; encoded by the coding sequence ATGGAAAATGTATTTGATTACGAAGATATTCAATTAATTCCTGCAAAATGTGTGGTGAACAGCCGTTCGGAATGTGATACGTCCATTACGCTTGGCGGCCGATCCTTTAAACTTCCTGTTGTTCCTGCAAACATGCAGACGATCATCGATGAAAAGATCGCCGCTTACTTGGCGGAAAATAATTATTTCTATATCATGCACCGTTTTCAACCGGGTAAAAGAATTGATTTTATAAAAGATATGAACTCGCGGGGCTTATACGCTTCCATCAGTGTGGGTGTGAAAGAGGAAGAATACACTTTTGTGGAGCAGCTGGCCGAAGAGAAGCTAACACCTGAATATATTACAATCGACATTGCACACGGGCACTCCAATGCCGTGATCAATATGATCCAGCATATCAAACAACACCTTCCAGAAAGCTTCGTGATCGCCGGAAACGTCGGGACTCCCGAAGCGGTCCGAGAGCTGGAGCATGCGGGTGCGGACGCGACTAAGGTCGGCATCGGGCCTGGTAAAGTATGCATCACGAAAATCAAAACCGGATTCGGTACGGGCGGATGGCAGCTGGCAGCACTTCGCTGGTGTGCCAAAGCGGCATCCAAGCCGATCATCGCAGACGGTGGAATCCGTACACACGGTGATGTTGCGAAATCCATCCGATTCGGTGCGTCCATGGTCATGATCGGTTCATTATTTGCAGGACACGAAGAGTCTCCTGGTGAAACATTCGAAAAAGACGGCAAGCTTTTCAAAGAATACTTCGGTTCAGCGTCCGAATTCCAAAAAGGCGAAAAGAAAAATGTCGAAGGAAAGAAAATGTTCGTTGAACATAAAGGTTCACTGGAAGATACGCTGGTTGAAATGGAACAGGATCTTCAATCCTCCATCTCCTACGCAGGAGGAACAAATCTTGATGCCATCCGCCACGTTGACTATGTTGTCGTAAAGAACTCCATCTTCAATGGGGATAAAGTCTATTAA
- a CDS encoding cbb3-type cytochrome c oxidase subunit I, which translates to MGIRLIKISVVYFMIGVLFGLYMSMTHDYSFTPVHAHINLLGWTALTLAGIIYHLFPAVSQTKLAKAHFWLHNISLPLMMIGLFILISSGNESIIPVIAAGGVLTTLAVLLFGYNVLTKLKGE; encoded by the coding sequence ATGGGCATCAGACTGATCAAGATTTCGGTTGTTTATTTTATGATCGGCGTGTTATTCGGGTTGTATATGTCGATGACACATGATTACAGCTTCACACCGGTTCACGCTCATATCAATCTTCTGGGCTGGACAGCTCTTACTTTGGCAGGTATCATCTATCATTTATTCCCGGCTGTGTCTCAGACAAAGCTTGCAAAAGCTCATTTTTGGCTCCATAATATCAGTCTCCCGCTTATGATGATCGGACTATTCATCCTCATTTCATCCGGCAACGAAAGCATCATCCCGGTGATTGCGGCAGGAGGAGTCCTGACGACGCTGGCTGTGTTATTATTCGGATACAATGTATTGACGAAATTAAAGGGTGAATAA
- a CDS encoding TetR/AcrR family transcriptional regulator codes for MNKRKAILEAAVDLFAEQGYNQTSMQQIADSIGISKGSLYSFFQSKEDLIISIYEHYQQLVFERAFVVGLDGKMPPEDRLAKQFQVQFEGILEYKSYMRMHMRGETAKNSEKLAAMEHRMRGRLFSWMQHNLQRLYGDKIEPYKWDLMWMTQSIYSSYMMLLISTESELKPEDLGKHIVRQIMILAADFFEGKSRPLLNDDMMKPFSVDMDREGAFISFEKREEAWTNLYDKIHSLKSEEAGEYVSIADRISEECRKSKPDELIIKGMLRLLEDAEELKKEVKELEKQLLP; via the coding sequence ATGAATAAACGTAAAGCAATACTGGAAGCGGCTGTCGACCTGTTTGCAGAACAAGGCTACAACCAAACCTCGATGCAGCAGATCGCTGACAGCATCGGTATATCCAAGGGTTCTCTGTACTCATTTTTCCAATCCAAGGAAGATTTAATCATCTCCATCTATGAACATTATCAGCAGCTTGTCTTCGAACGGGCGTTTGTGGTTGGATTGGACGGGAAGATGCCTCCGGAAGACCGATTGGCTAAACAGTTTCAAGTACAGTTTGAGGGGATCCTGGAATACAAATCCTATATGAGGATGCATATGAGGGGGGAAACCGCCAAGAACAGCGAAAAGCTTGCCGCAATGGAGCACAGGATGAGGGGCCGGCTATTCAGCTGGATGCAGCATAATCTCCAGCGGTTGTATGGAGATAAGATCGAGCCATATAAGTGGGATTTGATGTGGATGACCCAATCCATCTATTCATCCTATATGATGCTCCTGATTTCAACGGAAAGTGAGCTGAAGCCTGAAGATCTCGGAAAGCATATCGTCAGACAGATCATGATCCTTGCTGCTGACTTCTTCGAAGGGAAGAGCAGACCTCTCCTTAATGATGACATGATGAAGCCATTCTCTGTCGACATGGATCGTGAAGGGGCATTTATTTCATTTGAAAAAAGGGAAGAAGCCTGGACGAATCTGTATGATAAGATCCATTCACTGAAAAGTGAGGAAGCCGGGGAATATGTAAGCATTGCCGATAGGATTTCCGAAGAATGCCGGAAATCGAAACCTGATGAGTTGATCATCAAAGGGATGTTGAGGCTGCTTGAAGATGCAGAAGAATTAAAAAAAGAAGTAAAAGAATTGGAAAAACAGCTGCTGCCTTAG